The stretch of DNA GTCGTCGCGATGGTCCTGGTCTTCCTCCAGTTCCGCGGCACCTTCCTCGACCGCGAGGATCTGACGATGATGGCGGCGCGGGCCGGCCTTTCGATGGATCCCGGCGCAAAGGTGACCTACAACGGTGTTGAGATCGGCAGGGTCGGCAACGTCGACCAGATCGATGTCGGGGGCGAGCCCAAGGCGAGGATCACGCTCAAGGTAGATCGCAAATATCTGCACTTGATTCCCAAGAACGTGAATGCCGCCATCACCGCCACCACAGTGTTCGGCAACAAGTACATATCCTTCACGTCGCCGAAAAACCCGACGCCGCAACGCATTTCCCCGTCGGATGTGATTGACGCGACGTCGGTGACGACCGAGTTCAACACCTTGTTCGAGACGGTCGTCGAGGTGGCCCAGCAGGTCGACCCGATCAAGTTGAACCAGACATTGAGCGCCACCGCCGAAGCGCTCAGCGGGCTGGGTGATCGGTTCGGCCAGTCGATCATTCACGGCAACCAGATCCTGGACGACGTCAATCCGCTGATGCCCCAGATCCGCCGCGACAACCAGCTGCTCGCCGATCTGGGTGACGTCTACGCCAACGCGGCGCCAGACCTGTTCGACGGCCTGGAGAACGCCGTCACCACCGCGCGCACGCTCAATGCGGAGCAGGGCAACATCGACCAGGCGCTGATGGCGGCTGTCGGATTCGGTAATACCGGCGGCGACATCTTCGAACGCAGCGGTCCCTACCTGGTCCGTGGCACTGCCGACCTGGTGCCCACCTCGCAGCTGCTCGACACATACAGCCCCGCGCTGTTCTGCACGATCCGCAACTTCCACGACGTGGAGCCAAAGGTCGCAGCGTCCCTGGGTGGCAACGGGTATTCGCTTCGGACCACCAGCGAGCTGATCGGCCCGGGCAACCCCTACGTCTATCCGGACAATCTGCCTCGGGTGAACGCCAGGGGCGGCCCCGAGGGCAGGCCGGGCTGCTGGCAACCGATCACGCGCGATCTGTGGCCCGCGCCGTACCTGGTCATGGACACCGGTGCATCGATTGCGCCGTACAACCACCTGGCACTCGCCTCGCCGTTCGGTTGCGCCGGCCTGCCGCCGTGCATCATTCCGCTGCTTCCGGCCCCGATTCCGGTCATCGCTCCTGGGATCGAATACGTCTGGGGGCGTCAGTTCGGGGAGTACACGATCAACCCATGAAAATCACCGGTACTGCTATAAAGCTCGGCATCTTCTCGCTGGTGCTGTTGCTTTTCACCGCGATGATCATCGTGGTGTTCGGTCAGATGCGGTTCGACCGCACCACCGGATACACGGCGGTCTTCTCCAACGTCAGTGGCCTTCGAGCCGGGCAGTTCGTCCGCGCTTCCGGCGTCGAGGTCGGCAAGGTCTCCAAAATCGAACTGATGGACGGTGGCTCGCAGGCGAAGGTGCACTTCAGCGTCGATCGCTCGCTGCAACTGTTCGACGGGACCACGGCGTCCATCCGGTATCTGAACCTGATCGGCGACCGCTACATGGAGCTCAAGCGCGGCGACAGCAACAAGCGCCTGCCGGCCGGCGGCACCATCCCGATCGAGCGAACCCAGCCCGCGCTCGATCTGGATGCGCTGATCGGCGGCTTCCGTCCGGTTTTTCGGGCACTGGACCCCGCCAAGGTGAACAACATCGCCCAGTCGATCATCACGGTGTTTCAGGGCCAGGGGGGCACCATCAACGACATCCTGGACCAGACCGCATCGCTCACATCGGCACTGGCCGATCGCGACCAAGCCATTGGCGAGGTGATCCGCAATCTGAACACCGTGCTCGACACGACCGTCAAGCACCAGCAGCAGTTCGACGAGACGGTCCAGAATTTCGAGAAGCTCATCACCGGTCTGAAGAATCGCAAGGACCCGATTGCCAGCTCGGTGGCGGACATCAGTGACGCTGCGGGCACAATCGCGGACCTGCTCGCCGACAACCGGCCACTGCTGCAAAGCACGATCACCTATCTCGAGGGAGTCCAGCAGCCGCTTGTGGATCAGAAGGAACAGCTCAACGACA from Mycobacterium sp. JS623 encodes:
- a CDS encoding MCE family protein, which produces MTAPVNKSRTPPFKAAGAVLTLLVVVAMVLVFLQFRGTFLDREDLTMMAARAGLSMDPGAKVTYNGVEIGRVGNVDQIDVGGEPKARITLKVDRKYLHLIPKNVNAAITATTVFGNKYISFTSPKNPTPQRISPSDVIDATSVTTEFNTLFETVVEVAQQVDPIKLNQTLSATAEALSGLGDRFGQSIIHGNQILDDVNPLMPQIRRDNQLLADLGDVYANAAPDLFDGLENAVTTARTLNAEQGNIDQALMAAVGFGNTGGDIFERSGPYLVRGTADLVPTSQLLDTYSPALFCTIRNFHDVEPKVAASLGGNGYSLRTTSELIGPGNPYVYPDNLPRVNARGGPEGRPGCWQPITRDLWPAPYLVMDTGASIAPYNHLALASPFGCAGLPPCIIPLLPAPIPVIAPGIEYVWGRQFGEYTINP
- a CDS encoding virulence factor Mce family protein, with product MKITGTAIKLGIFSLVLLLFTAMIIVVFGQMRFDRTTGYTAVFSNVSGLRAGQFVRASGVEVGKVSKIELMDGGSQAKVHFSVDRSLQLFDGTTASIRYLNLIGDRYMELKRGDSNKRLPAGGTIPIERTQPALDLDALIGGFRPVFRALDPAKVNNIAQSIITVFQGQGGTINDILDQTASLTSALADRDQAIGEVIRNLNTVLDTTVKHQQQFDETVQNFEKLITGLKNRKDPIASSVADISDAAGTIADLLADNRPLLQSTITYLEGVQQPLVDQKEQLNDILVRLPTAFNIIGRAGGIYGDFFNFYACDITLKTFGLQPGGPVRTVKLTSQPSGRCTPQ